From one Heterodontus francisci isolate sHetFra1 chromosome 17, sHetFra1.hap1, whole genome shotgun sequence genomic stretch:
- the LOC137378625 gene encoding probable G-protein coupled receptor 139 has protein sequence MKYPFNALPTLADVEFIYCPVLGAIGVPINLLAIVILSRGNCGLSKCVTHYLVAMAAADLMVVMTDVILRWLIIYFPVSFLDITPICSFVTLLRFAATENSVWFTVTFTFDRFVAICCQKLKTKYCTEKTARVIIGAVTVLSCLECIPWFFKFKAQYIFNNLEWFCITKPEYYTSIFWAAYEILHRLLTPLLPFVLILLLNTLTVRHILIASRARRRLQADSDRESPTDSEMDKRRKSIILLFTISGSFIVLWTTYVTCFLYQRIAFMSDSYTPSPTASTIGYLLQLLSTCTNTCIYTVTQSKFREQLKTVVKYPFTVILRFIKQ, from the exons ATGAAATATCCATTCAATGCACTGCCGACACTCGCTGATGttgagttcatttactgtcctgtTCTTGGGGCCATCGGAGTTCCCA TTAActtgctggcgattgtgatcctgtctcggggaaactgcggtctctccaaatgtgtcactcattacCTGGTAGCCATGGCAGCAGCCGATCTCATGGTTGTCATGACTGATGTGATTCTGAGGTGGCTTATTATTTATTTCCCAGTTTCTTTCCTGGATATTACTCCCATATGTAGTTTCGTAACACTGCTCAGGTTTGCTGCCACAGAGAATTCTGTCTGGTTTACagttactttcacctttgatcgatttgtggccatttgttgccagaagctgaaaactaaatattgcactgagaaaactgcaaggGTGATAATTGGAGCAGTGACCGTGCTGAGCTGTTTGGAATGTATTCCCTGGTTCTTCAAATTTAAAGCTCAGTACATCTTCAATAACTTGGAATGGTTTTGCATTACAAAACCAGAGTATTACACTTCAATCTTCTGGGCAGCTTACGAGATTCTTCATCGCCTTCTAACCCCTTTGCTCCCATTCGTTTTGATTCTACTCCTCAACActctgaccgtcagacacattttaatagCTAGTAGAGCCCGCCGGAGACTCCAGGcggacagtgatagggagagtcccaCTGACTCTGAGATGGACAAACgcagaaaatccatcattttactcttcactatcTCAGGCAGTTTTATTGTTTTATGGACGACCTATGTTACGTGTTTCCTGTATCAGCGAATTGCATTCATGTCTGATTCCTATACCCCTTCACCCACCGCAAGTACTATCGGATACCTGCTCCAGCTCCTCAgtacctgcacaaacacttgtatctacacAGTGACTCAGAGCAAATTCCGAGAGCAGCTGAAAACCGTTGTGAAATATCCTTTCACTGTGATTCTCAGATTCATCAAACAGTGA